One Thermosphaera aggregans DNA segment encodes these proteins:
- a CDS encoding MoaD/ThiS family protein has protein sequence MPIEVKVFATLIDLVGKRRLYVEKADTVKELLDVLDEQYPGFKKQLEGGYTILVNGLNIEHLNGFETSLKDGDVVSIFPPAGGG, from the coding sequence ATGCCCATAGAAGTCAAGGTTTTCGCAACACTCATCGATCTCGTAGGGAAGAGAAGGCTGTACGTTGAGAAAGCGGATACTGTTAAGGAGCTATTAGACGTCCTCGACGAGCAGTACCCTGGTTTCAAGAAACAATTAGAGGGAGGATACACTATTCTCGTAAACGGGTTGAACATTGAGCATTTGAATGGGTTTGAAACAAGCCTCAAAGATGGAGATGTAGTCTCAATCTTCCCGCCAGCTGGAGGAGGCTAG